From Micromonas commoda chromosome 3, complete sequence, a single genomic window includes:
- a CDS encoding predicted protein → GALDGYLKPPRNGKFLSLLMGNAVDVTSQRQENRLRIKEEYYSFRDRSTFTYVAWPTALLYLNRERQKGLEAGAANTWFSLVTVFPVLVQFYWCWMLYFYAALALRENVLRCNGSRIRRWWINHHYYSMGMCLVVLTMDVQSNACLNYMSRFLVFTALQGVVMLTQNRYQRFRMYTRVAMGKASPMDVAGGEMGGNAGQLKLLYPLLFGLQIMQVYFGASVLVSFFREWQAPAAGALFVVMGVGNFRATCQTYFTKRKFAKESSRSKA, encoded by the exons ggcgcgctggacGGCTACCTAAAGCCCCCCCGCAACGGCAAGTTCCTCTCCCTGCTCATGGGTAACGCCGTGGACGTAACCTCGCAGAGGCAGGAGAACAGGCTTCGGATAAAAGAGGAGTACTACTCCTTCAGGGACAGGTCCACCTTCACCTACGTCGCGTGGCCCACCGCGCTGCTCTACCTGAACCGCGAACGGCAAAAAGGGTTGGAGGCGGGCGCTGCCAACACGTGGTTCTCGCTCGTCACCGTGTTCCCGGTGCTGGTGCAGTTCTACTGGTGCTGGATGCTGTACTTttacgcggcgctcgcgcttcgcGAAAACGTGCTGCGGTGCAACGGAAGCAGGATCCGCCGGTGGTGGATCAACCACCACTACTACAGCATGGGCATGTGCCTCGTGGTCTTGACGATGGACGTGCAGTCCAACGCGTGCCTCAACTACATGTCGCGGTTCCTCGTGTTCACCGCGCTCCAAGGGGTCGTGATGCTCACGCAGAATAGGTACCAGCGCTTCCGGATGTACACCAGGGTGGCGATGGGCAAGGCTTCGCCGATGGACGtagccggcggcgagatgGGCGGCAACGCGGGTCAGCTGAAGCTCCTCTACCCGCTGCTCTTCGGCCTGCAGATCATGCAGGTGTACTTCGGGGCGTCCGTGCTGGTGTCC TTTTTCCGCGAGTGGcaggcgcccgccgcgggtgcgctGTTCGTCGTCATGGGCGTGGGTAACTTCAGGGCCACGTGCCAGACCTACTTCACCAAGCGCAAGTTCGCCAAGGAGTCCTCGAGGTCAAAGGCTAA